The segment AGATGTGGCTTTAATAACTGATGGAAGATTTTCCGGAGGTACCCACGGATTTGTTGTTGGACACATCACTCCTGAAGCCCAGGAAGGCGGACTAATCGCCCTGTTACAAGATGGAGATGTAATTTCTATTGATGCCGAAGTAAATACAATTTCTGTGGATTTGAGTCCGCAGGAGATTCAAAATAGAAGAAATAACTGGAAAGCACCTGATCTTAAATTTAGCAAAGGTGTTCTCTATAAATACGCAAGAACAGTTTCTTCAGCCTCACAAGGTTGTGTTACAGATGAATTTTAAATGCAGAGTTATGGAAGTTAAAACAGCTGGTTTTAAAGAAGTTTCCCCAAAAGAAACAGTAAAAGTTTCGGGAGCAGAGGCAGTAATAAAATGTCTTTTGGCTGAGGGTGTAGAAACAATGTATGGATATCCGGGAGGTGCTATTATGCCCGTCTATGATGAAATCTATAAATATCAGGACAGGATCCAATATGTGCTCACACGGCACGAGCAGGGAGCGGCACACGCAGCCCAGGGTTATGCCCGGGTCACGGGAAAAGTTGGAGTGGCTATAGCTACATCAGGTCCCGGGGCTACCAATCTAATCACAGGAATTGCCGATGCCCATATAGACTCTACTCCAATGGTTTGCATTACTTAGCCAGGTAGGGTCTCATCTTCTGGGAAGCGATGCATTTCAGGAAATAGATATTGTGGGACTTTCCACTCCAATAACAAAATGGAACTACCAGGTCACTAAAGCTGCCGAAATTCCGGAGGTTATGGCCAAGGCATTTTATATCGCCCGCAGCGGCAGGCCGGGACCTGTACTTATAGATATTACTAAAGATGCACAATTTGAGAGTCTTGAATTCAGCTACAAAGAATGTACAGGAATAAGAAGTTATAATCCTCTTCCAAAGGTAAATTTGCTTGAGGTGGAGAGAGCTGCTGAAGCTATTAATAACGCTAAAAGACCAATGATCGTTTTTGGCCAGGGCGTAATCCTGGGCGGTGCAGAGAAATTATTGAAAGAGGTAGTTGAAAAAGCGGGAATTCCTGCGGCCTGGACAATTCTGGGGCTTTCTGCCCTGGGAACAGATCATCCTCTTAACGTGGGGATGGTAGGAATGCACGGTAATTACGGTCCAAATCTACTGACCAATGAGTGTGATGTTCTTATCGCAATCGGGATGCGTTTTGATGACCGGGTAACCGGGAATTTAAAAACATACGCGAGGCAGGCTAAAATTGTTCATTTTGAGATTGATCCGGCTGAAGTAAATAAGAACGTTCATGCTGATATTCCTGTTCTGGGAGATGTAACGGAGACTCTTAAACTGCTTTTGGATCTTCTTCAGCCAAACCAGCACAAAGACTGGCGAAATAGATTTCAGGAATTATACAATATAGAATACGAGAAGATCATTAAAGATGAGCTTACTGCCAAAGGCGGAGAAGTAAAAATGGCTGAGGTTCTCGATGAGATAAATACTGTTTCCCAGGGAGATGCTATTATAGTGTCTGATGTGGGACAACACCAAATGGTTGCCTGCAGATATGCCAAATTTAATTCTACCAGAAGTAATGTAACATCAGGTGGACTTGGAACAATGGGTTTTGCCTTAAGCAGCAATTGGAGCCAAAATGGGAAGTCCAAATCGTGAGGTGGTAGCTATAATAGGAGATGGTGGTTTCCAGATGACATTACAAGAATTAGGAACTATTTTCCAGATGAAGGTTCCGGTGAAAATTGTGATTCTGAACAATAGTTTCCTTGGAATGGTAAGACAATGGCAGCAAATGTTTTTTGAAAAACGCTATGCTTCCACAGAAATGGTAAATCCTGATTTTATTTCAATAGCACAGGGATATCATATCCAGACGAAGAAAGTGACAGAGAGAGGGCAACTTAAAGATGCAGTAAAGGAAATGCTGGAATCAAAAGATGCTTATTTCCTTGAAGTAGTTGTAGAACAGGAAGAGTGTGTTTTCCCAATGATACCAACGGGAGCATCAGTTTCAGATATACGTTTAGAATAATGGAAAAGCGAAATTATACAGTATCCGTTTATACGGAAAACAACCTGGGCCTGCTAAGCAGGATAGCAGCGATATTCCTTAAGAGGCATATCAATATTGAGAGTATTACTGCCTCGCAAAGTGAGGTACACGAAGTAATGCGGTTTATTATAATTGTACAGGTAACTGAAGAACAGGTCAAAAAGATCGTTGGGCAGATAGAGAAGCAGATTGAAGTTATTAAAGCTTTTTATCATACAGATGAAGAATTGATCTATCAGGAGACTGCATTATACAAAGTGAGATCTTCAGATTTTGTTCAGGATTTTGATATTCAGAGTTTCATCAAGAAGACCAATGCGCGCATTGTTACGGTGTCTCCAAAGTTCTTTGTTATCGAAAAAACAGGGGAGCGTCATGAAACGGAAGATCTTTATGATAAATTGAAACCCTACGGTCTCATGCAATTTGTAAGATCAGGAACCATTGCGGTATCCAAAAATGAAATGCCAATTTCAGAAATATTAGAAAAATTTAATACATCAAATACAGTACAATGAGTAACTACTTTAACAGCCTTTCCAGAAATGAACAATTAGCTCAGCTCCAAACCTGTCGCTTCATGGGCAGCGAGGAATTTAATGATGGTGCTGAAGCATTAATAGGTAAGAAAATAGTAATTGTGGGTTGTGGTGCACAGGGATTAAACCAGGGACTCAATATGAGGGACAGTGGTCTTGATATTTCCTATGCCTTGCGAGATGGAGCTATAAAAGAGAAAAGACAATCCTATAAGAATGCTACAGAAAATGGTTTTGAGGTTGGTACCTACGAAGAATTAATTCCTGAAGCCGATCTTGTGATCAACCTTACTCCGGACAAGCAACATTCTTCTGTTATAAAAGCAATTCAGCCTCATATTAAAAAAGACGCAGTGCTTTCTTATTCTCACGGATTCAATATCGTAGAAGAAGGAATGAAAATAAGGGAAGATATTACAGTAATTATGGTTGCCCCTAAATGCCCCGGAAGTGAGGTGCGTGAAGAATACAAACGCGGATTTGGAGTTCCTACTTTAATAGCCGTACATCCTGAAAATGATCCTCATGGAATAGGTCTGGAATGGGCAAAAGCCTATGCTTATGCAACAGGAGGGCACAGGGCAGGAGTTCTGGAATCTTCTTTTGTAGCTGAAGTAAAATCAGATCTAATGGGGGAACAAACCATTCTTTGTGGAGTTCTTCAAACAGGTTCCATATTAAGTTTCAATAAAATGGTTGCTGAAGGAGTTGAACCTTCCTACGCTGCAAAGCTTATTCAATATGGTTGGGAAACAATAACTGAAGCTTTAAAACACGGCGGAATTACCCAAATGATGGATCGTCTTTCAGATCCTGCAAAGGTAAGGGCATACCAGATTTCCGAAGAACTGAAAGATACTATGCGACCATTGTTCAGAAAACATATGGATGATATTATTACTGGCGCTTTTAGTTCAAGAATGATGGAGGACTGGGCAAATGATGATAAGGAACTTCTGGAATGGAGAGCAGCTACAGAAAATACTGCTTTTGAAAAAACAGAGGCGACTTCAGAAAAAATCTCTGAACAGGAATATTTTGATAAAGGTGTTCTGCTTGTATCCTTTGTAAAGGCGGGAGTGGAATTAGCTTTTGAAACAATGGTAGAAGCAGGAATAATAGAAGAATCAGCATACTACGAATCGCTGCATGAAACTCCTCTTATTGCCAATACTATTGCAAGAAAGAAATTGTACGAAATGAACAGGATCATTTCAGATACTGCTGAATATGGTTGCTATTTATTTGACCATTCCTGTAAACCTTTGATCAAGGACTATATCAACAACCTGGAGCCTGAAGTAATAGGAAGAGAATACAACAACGAAAATCCCGATGAAAATGAGCTTACTACAGTTAATGAGAAAGTAAGAAAACATCCTGTGGAAAAAGTAGGGGCTACCTTGAGAAAAGCTATGACTGCTATGAAAAAACTGGAAGTGTAATGGATGATCTGGCTACCGCAAATAATATCTACAGACCCGAGATAGGAGCTGTAAAAGAGGCTGCAAAAAGAATTTCAAAGGTGTCGGTTTTGACACCTTTGGCAGTGTCGTTTACATATAGCAGGAAATTTAATGCAGATATTTCTTTAAAGAGGGAAGATCTACAACAGGTAAGGTCCTACAAAATTCGCGGAGCTTTTAATAAAATTTCCAGTCTGCCAAAGGAACAACTGGATAAAGGGGTAATATGCGCCAGTGCGGGAAATCACGCGCAGGGTGTGGCTTTTGCCTGTAATCAAATGCAGACTAAGGGAGTAATTTATATGCCTGTGACTACTCCAAGGCAAAAGGTAGAACAAACTCAAATGTTCGGTGGAGATTGGGTTAAAGTAGTATTAAAAGGAGATACTTTTGATGACTCCTATAAAGAAGCCGTTATTTATGGACGGGAGAATTCCCTTGTTTTTATACATCCTTTTGATGATGAGAAAGTGATTGAAGGACAGGCTACAATTGCCCTGGAAATTCTTGAACAGGCCAATGGACCCATAGATTATGTTTTCGCTCCCCTGGGAGGAGGTGGGCTTTTGGCGGGGTTATCATCAGTCTTTAAGCAGCTTTCTCCTCAAACCAAAGTAATTGGTGTAGAACCCGAAGGAGCGGCTTCTATGACGTCTTCTTTGCAGGAAGGAAAGGTTGTAGAGCTGGAATCTATTGAAAGGTTTGTTGATGGAGCCGCTGTCCAAAAAGTAGGATATAAAAACTTTGAACTGTGCCGGGAAAACCTTCACCGGATGGTAACGGTACCTGAAGGAAAAATTTGCCAAACCATTCTCGATCTTTATAATCAGGATGCAATTGTAGCAGAACCCGCTGGTGCTATGGCTCTTTCGGCTCTGGATTTTTTTGCTGAAGAGATTGCAGGAAAAAACGTTGTCTGTATCCTCAGTGGGGGTAATAATGATATTACAAGAACTGCAGAAATAAAGGAGCGGGCGTTATTATATTCTGGTCTTAAACATTATTTTATTGTTCGTTTTCCCCAGAGAGCAGGGGCATTAAAAGAATTTGTAGCCACTGTGTTGGGGCCGGATGATGATATAACCCATTTTGAGTATTCAAAAAAACATCACAGGGAAAATGGTCCTGCCGTGGTAGGTATTGAATTAAATAATCCCGCAGATTTTGAGCCTTTAGTGCAACGCATGAAGGACCATAATTTCTATGGGCAGTATCTCAATAATAATCCCGATCTTTTTCAGTTTTTGGTTTAAACAGGTTAATTTGCTACTAATGAGAAAGCCTCCTTTTCCGAAGAACAGGAGGCTTCAATTCATTGGGGTTGGCTAAAATTATATAATCGTCATTTGACCAAAATTTAAATTTTCGTCATTTATGCGATAATTCTCCGCTTCACTTATCCTGCCTTCCAGGAAGTCACCCACTTTTTCTGTTGAATAATGGTTGTTCTTATTGAGATCCTGAGTGCAAATATTTAATTCTATACTTTCTTCTACAGCCTTTCGTACTACTTCTGCTTCTTCCGTTAAACCAAAATGATCCAGCAACATAGCTGCAGACAAAATTGAGGCTACAGGATTTGCAATACCCTTTCCTGTTGCTTGCGGAAAAGAACCGTGGATAGGTTCAAACATTGCATTTTCTTTTCCTACAGATGCTGAGGCTAATAAACCTATACTTCCTCCTATAACACTAGCTTCATCTGAAAGTATGTCACCAAACATATTTTCAGTTACTATAACGTCAAACTGTCGTGGATTTAGTACCATTTGCATCGCAGCATTATCTACAAAAAGAAAATCGAGGTTAACGTCAGGATATTCAGATGAAAGTTCTGTTACTGTTTTTCGCCATAGGCGAGAAGTTTCTAATACATTAGCCTTGTCTACAAGAGTAAGTTTTTTACCTCTTTGTTGTGCGGCTTTAAAGGCCAGATGTGCAAGTCTTTCTATTTCGGTTACGCTATAAGAACAAAGATCTGAAGCTGATTGTCCATCTTCGCTTGTACTTTTTTCCCCGAAGTAAATACCACTAAGTTAATTCCCTATATATTACCATATCTGCTCCGGCTATTCTTTCCGGGCGTAATGGAGAATGCTCCAGAAGTTTGTCGTAGGCTTTTACAGGACGAATATTGGCAAATAAACCCAGTTCTTTTCTCAATTTTAGAAGTCCCTGCTCTGGTCTCACTTTGGCTGAGGGGTTATTATCGTATTTTGGGTGTCCAATAGCACCAAACAAAACAGCATCAGATTGTTTACATAATTCCAAAGTTTTATAAGGGAGAGGATCTCCTTCAATATCTATTGCCACCGCTCCAACAGGAGCTTCTTCAAATTCAAAATCATGCTCAAAACGTTCAGCAATTGCTTGTAATACTTTAATTGATTGTTTGGTTACTTCCGGACCTATTCCATCGCCCGGTAAAACAGCTATTTTCAACTTCATACCTCTAATTGTTTTTCTTCTTCTTCGTATTTTTTAATTGAGTCCAGCCTGCTTAAGAGGAAATCGATGTCATCATATCCATTAAGCATACAGGTCTTTTTGTATGGATCTATTTCAAATTTTTCTGCTTCTTCTGTACCAGGTATAATTATTTCCTGGTTTTCCAGGTCTATGGTAATCTTTCCTGAAGGATCTGCATTTATATAATTAAATAATTTTTGTAAAAATTGCTGAGAAACCTGTACAGGAAGGAGTCCGTTGTTTAAAGCATTTCCTTTAAAAATATCAGCAAAGTAGCTGGAGATAACAACTTTGAAGCCGTAAGCTTTAAGAGCCCAGGCAGCGTGTTCTCTACTGGAACCACAACCAAAGTTATCACTAAGCAACAAGGATTGTCCCGGTGTACAAAGGATTATTCAGGCTAAATTCAGAATTAAGTTTTCCTTCATTCGTATATCTCCAGTCCCGGAAAAGGTTCTCACCAAAACTTGGCTTTGTCTGTAGCTTTTAAAAATCTGGCAGGAATTATCTGGTCTGTATCTATATTTTCAGTTTCTAAAGGAACTGCGGTGTCAGTAAGTTTTATAAACTTTTCCATCTAATTCAAACTTTTTGTAAAATCTGTAAGTTTTCCTGCTACTGCTGTTGCAGCTGCGGTTAAGGGGCTGGCAAGAATTGTTCTCGCTCCCTGGCCCTGGCGACCTTCGAAATTTCGGTTACTGGTGGAAACACAATATTCTCCTGCAGGAATTTTATCATCGTTCATAGCGAGGCAGGCAGAACATCCAGGCTGTCTCAAGGTAAAACCAGCTTCTTCAAAAATTTGCTGAAGGCCTTCTGCTTTAATTTGTTCAGCAACCTGTCGGGAACCGGGTACAATTAAGGCATTTACATTTTCAGCTTTTTGTTTTCCTTTAATGTAAGAGGCGGCAACTCTAAAATCTTCAATTCTCGAATTAGTACAGCTTCCTATAAATATCCAGTTTACCTGCTTATCAATAAGCGATTCTCCCGGTACAAATCCCATGTATTCTAAAGCTTTCTCTGCACTTTTGCTTAAGCACTAAGAGGGATAGAACTAAGTAAGTTTTATTCCCATTCCCGGGTTGGTACCATAGGTGACCATTGGTTCAATATCTTCGGCTTCTAAAGAAATTTCTTTATCAAATTCAGCACCATCATCTGTTCTCAGCGTTTTCCAGTATGCTTTTTGTTTTTCAAAATTTTCTCCTTTTGGAGCGAATTCTTTTCCTTCTACATAAGATAAAGTAATATCATCGGGAGCTATAAGACCTCCACGAGCACCCATTTCTATGCTCATATTGCATACAGTCATTCTGCCTTCCATGGACATTTCTTCAAAAACATTCCCCGCATATTCACAAAAATATCCTGTTCCTGAATTTGTACCCAGTTTACTTATAATGTATAGGATTACATCCTTAGGCAGGACTCCTTTTTTTAATTTCCCATTGACATTCACCCTCATTTTTTTTGGTTTTTCAACCAAAAGGCATTGACTTGCAAAAACCTGTGCTACCTGGCTGGTTCCTATTCCAAAAGCTATGGTACCAAATGCGCCATGAGTGGAGGTGTGGCTGTCACCACAAACAATTGTCATCCCCGGTTGAGTAATACCTAACTCCGGAGCCATAACATGGACAATTCCATTGTAGGGATGGCCAAGGCCGTAAAGAGTAATGTTGTTTTCCTCACAATTTTGGGTCAATTCCCTTAGTTGTTTCCTGGATAATAGATCCTTTACAGCAGGTGCTGGTTTAGAGTGGGCGTATTATGATCTGCCGTGGCAACTGTCCTGTCCGGACGAAAAACAGAAATGTTTCGCTCCTTAAGTTCATTGAATGCCTGCGGACTTGTTACTTCGTGTATTAGGTGTTTATCAATATATAAAACATCCGGGCCGTTAGAAATTGATTCCACCACGTGTGCATCCCAGATCTTATCAAATAAAGTTTTTTTCATTAGGCAATTGCTCTGTTTTTAAAACTTATCGCCATAATCTCGTGAAGATCAGTATCTGCTACTTCTTTTTTAAGGTCGGCGTAATTAAGGAATTCAGCATAAACAGTGTCAAGCTGAATTTTGGTAAGTTCATAGCCCATTTTTTTAGCTTTATAAGCCAGGGCAGCTCTTCCACTTCTGGCTGTAAGCACAATTGCAGATTCTGTGACTCCCACATCTGCAGGATCTATAATTTCATAGGTTTCGCGGTTTTTGATAACGCCGTCCTGGTGGATGCCGGAGCTGTGGGCAAACGCATTGGCACCTACAATTGCTTTATTGGGCTGGACGAACATACCCATTTCCCGCGAAACCAAATTACTTAATTCAAATAGAAGCTGTGGTTTCAAATTGGTTTGAAGATTAAGGTTAGGATGTTGCCTTAGGATCATCACTACTTCTTCAAGAGCTGTATTCCCTGCACGTTCTCCAATACCATTAATTGTACATTCAATTTGTCTTGCTCCATTTATAACCCCTGCAATGGCATTTGCAGTTGCCATTCCAAGATCATTATGGCAATGACAGGAGATAATAACATTTTCTATATCTTTTACATTTTCTTTCAAATATTTGATCTTCTTTCCATATTCATCAGGAAGACAATACCCCGTAGTATCGGGAATATTTAAGACAGTAGCACCTGCTTCTACGGCGGCTGTGCATACTCTTGCTAAAAATTCATTGTCTGTTCTACTGGCGTCTTCAGCATAAAATTCCACATCATCTACAAAATTCTTTGCATAGGAAACTGCTTCCTTTGCACGAACAATAATTTCTTCGCGGGTAGAATTGAATTTATACTTAATATGAGAATCAGAAGTTCCTATTCCGGTATGGATTCTTGGTCTTTTGGCATATTTAAGCGCCTCGGCGGCTACTTCTATGTCTTTTTTAACGGCACGCGTGAGGCCACAAACGCTGGCGTTTTTAACGAGTTTTGAAATTTCGGTTACAGATTTAAAGTCGCCGGGGCTTGAAACAGGAAAACCTGCCTCAATAACGTCTACTCCCAGAGCTTCAAGTTTCTCTGCAATTTTCAGTTTTTGGTTTGTATCTAGTTTACAACCCGGTACTTGTTCTCCGTCACGCAAGGTGGTGTCAAAAATTTCTACCTTATCTCTAATCATATCAAAATAAATTTACTTTACTTTATCTTTAACTAAATTAACAAGCTAAATGCTCTTCACAGGAAATAGATAGGTGTCATTACGACCATTGATCCTCTTAATGATGTTTAAATAAATTGATAATCAAATAGTTACATTCTTTTTTGTTACAATGACCAACGATTTAACAGATAACCTTTTTTCTCTTATTAAGTCTCTTTCTCCATCAGAGAAGAGACAATTCTCCTTATATGTAGGAAGAATAGGTGTAAATAGTGACAGTAAATTTTTAAACCTGTTTAAGGTGATGTCAAAGCAGAAAAAATATGACGAAAAGTCAATTTTGGAAAGCACAAACATTAGTAAACAACAGTTGTCAAATATCAAGGCTCACCTTTACAAGCAGCTATTAATAAGCCTGAAATTGAACCCTGTACACCAAAGTATACCTATAAACATTAGGGAACAGCTTGATTTTTCTTATATCCTGTACCGTAAAGGATTGTATAAACAGAGCCTTAAGATCCTGGAGAAAGTGAAAACCACTGCTCTTCATTATGAAGAAAAGATTATGGCTCTGGAAATATTAGAATGGGAGAAAATTATAGAATCCCAGTATATTACAAGAAGTATTCACAACAGGGCAGAAATCCTGATAAATGAAACGAAGGAATTAAACGAGCTCAATCTCATATCTGGAAAGCTTTCAAATCTTTCCCTTCAGCTTTATAGTATTTTTTTAAAAATGGGTCACGCCCGTACGGAGGAGGAATCAGATTCTATAAAGGAATATTTTAACCAGACCCTCCCTGAATTTGATATAAAGAAACTTGGATTTCGGGAAAAACTTTGGCTTTATAAAGCACATTTGTGGTATAGTTTTATAACTCAAAATTTTCTATCATGCTACAGGTATTCTTCTAAATGGATAGACCTTTTTTCTGAATATCCTCATTTGGTAAGTGTACATCCTGTTTCTTATTTAAAAGGAAATCACTACCTGCTGGAATCTTTGTTTTATCTTAATCATACTGAACTTTTTGAAAAGACCCTGAAAGATTTGGAGGAAACCTTAAAAAATCCAAAGATTCCTGATGATGATAATACAGCCGCTCTTTCATTTCTTTACGTTTATTCTAATAAATTGAACCTGCGCTTCATGAAAGGGGATTTTTCTAATGGGGATCCTCTCGTAGAGAATATTCAGAAAAAAATAAAAAAATATGAGTCCCGCATTGACGGCCATCACATTATGATTTTCTATTACAAAATAGCCTCATTATATTTTGGAGATGGAAACTATAACAGGTGTATTGAATTTCTTAAAAAGATTATTGACAATAAATCTTTAGAAATGCGGGAAGATCTAATGTGTTTTTCGAGAATACTTAATTTGGTAGCACATTACGAAGCCGGAAAAGATTATCACCTTGAAAGCCTGATAAGATCAACTTATAAATTCCTGATAAGAATGAATGATATGCACGAGGTGCAAAAGGAAATGATAAGGTTCCTCAGGAATTTATCTGAAGTTTCCCCGCTTGAGATAAAAGATGAATTTAGAAAACTACACAGTACTCTTAAAACCTATGAGAATCATCCATATGAGCGAAGAGCTTTCCTGTACCTGGATATTTTATCCTGGCTGGAAAGCAACATTGAGAACAGGCTTAGTTGCAGAGATAATTGCTGAAAAAGCAAAACTTGTATCGCGTTAACTTCTATATTTAAAAACTCGTTTTTTCCAGTAGCCCATTTTAAAATAGGTAAAGGCTGCAACTGCAGCAATAAGATTTGAAATGGGAAAAGACCACCAAATACCTTCATAGCCCAGGGAGGTATTATTTGAGAGGATATAAGCTAGTGGAAATCTTACTATCCATAGATTGAGTATAGAAATGAGCATGGAAGCTTTAGTAAATCCTGCACCATTAAATGTTCCGTTTGTTACCTGTTGTACTCCAAGCAAACCAAAACTGGGAGCCATAATTTTAATAAATAAGGCGCCATCTCTAATAACATCAGGATCATTGGGAATAAAAAATGCCGTGAGAGGTTCTGCAAAAATAAAAAGTATTATTCCTATTCCAGTGAGCCCATAGAAGGCGATCTTGTTGCTTAGATTGGCAACTTTTTCTGCTCTTTTTATTTTACGAGCGCCAATATTTTGCCCCACAAGAGAAGTAGTGGCAATGGCAAAACCCAGTGCAGGAATAATGACAAAACTAAGGATCCTGGCTCCAATACCATAGGCTGCTACCACATCGCTCCCAAAACTGGTA is part of the Antarcticibacterium sp. 1MA-6-2 genome and harbors:
- the ilvC gene encoding ketol-acid reductoisomerase; protein product: MSNYFNSLSRNEQLAQLQTCRFMGSEEFNDGAEALIGKKIVIVGCGAQGLNQGLNMRDSGLDISYALRDGAIKEKRQSYKNATENGFEVGTYEELIPEADLVINLTPDKQHSSVIKAIQPHIKKDAVLSYSHGFNIVEEGMKIREDITVIMVAPKCPGSEVREEYKRGFGVPTLIAVHPENDPHGIGLEWAKAYAYATGGHRAGVLESSFVAEVKSDLMGEQTILCGVLQTGSILSFNKMVAEGVEPSYAAKLIQYGWETITEALKHGGITQMMDRLSDPAKVRAYQISEELKDTMRPLFRKHMDDIITGAFSSRMMEDWANDDKELLEWRAATENTAFEKTEATSEKISEQEYFDKGVLLVSFVKAGVELAFETMVEAGIIEESAYYESLHETPLIANTIARKKLYEMNRIISDTAEYGCYLFDHSCKPLIKDYINNLEPEVIGREYNNENPDENELTTVNEKVRKHPVEKVGATLRKAMTAMKKLEV
- the ilvA gene encoding threonine ammonia-lyase IlvA; the protein is MDDLATANNIYRPEIGAVKEAAKRISKVSVLTPLAVSFTYSRKFNADISLKREDLQQVRSYKIRGAFNKISSLPKEQLDKGVICASAGNHAQGVAFACNQMQTKGVIYMPVTTPRQKVEQTQMFGGDWVKVVLKGDTFDDSYKEAVIYGRENSLVFIHPFDDEKVIEGQATIALEILEQANGPIDYVFAPLGGGGLLAGLSSVFKQLSPQTKVIGVEPEGAASMTSSLQEGKVVELESIERFVDGAAVQKVGYKNFELCRENLHRMVTVPEGKICQTILDLYNQDAIVAEPAGAMALSALDFFAEEIAGKNVVCILSGGNNDITRTAEIKERALLYSGLKHYFIVRFPQRAGALKEFVATVLGPDDDITHFEYSKKHHRENGPAVVGIELNNPADFEPLVQRMKDHNFYGQYLNNNPDLFQFLV
- a CDS encoding aconitase family protein; amino-acid sequence: MKKTLFDKIWDAHVVESISNGPDVLYIDKHLIHEVTSPQAFNELKERNISVFRPDRTVATADHNTPTLNQHLL
- a CDS encoding 2-isopropylmalate synthase, whose amino-acid sequence is MIRDKVEIFDTTLRDGEQVPGCKLDTNQKLKIAEKLEALGVDVIEAGFPVSSPGDFKSVTEISKLVKNASVCGLTRAVKKDIEVAAEALKYAKRPRIHTGIGTSDSHIKYKFNSTREEIIVRAKEAVSYAKNFVDDVEFYAEDASRTDNEFLARVCTAAVEAGATVLNIPDTTGYCLPDEYGKKIKYLKENVKDIENVIISCHCHNDLGMATANAIAGVINGARQIECTINGIGERAGNTALEEVVMILRQHPNLNLQTNLKPQLLFELSNLVSREMGMFVQPNKAIVGANAFAHSSGIHQDGVIKNRETYEIIDPADVGVTESAIVLTARSGRAALAYKAKKMGYELTKIQLDTVYAEFLNYADLKKEVADTDLHEIMAISFKNRAIA
- the ilvN gene encoding acetolactate synthase small subunit, with the protein product MEKRNYTVSVYTENNLGLLSRIAAIFLKRHINIESITASQSEVHEVMRFIIIVQVTEEQVKKIVGQIEKQIEVIKAFYHTDEELIYQETALYKVRSSDFVQDFDIQSFIKKTNARIVTVSPKFFVIEKTGERHETEDLYDKLKPYGLMQFVRSGTIAVSKNEMPISEILEKFNTSNTVQ